From one Gaiellales bacterium genomic stretch:
- a CDS encoding phage tail sheath C-terminal domain-containing protein — protein SSDPEWRYLNVRRLFNYISESIMEGTQWAVFEPNDERLWIRLRIAVSSFLTRTWREGALFGATPDEAFYVKCDEETNPADVIDAGQVVMEIGISPVKPAEFVIFRISQYTAGAAEIS, from the coding sequence TCGAGCGATCCGGAGTGGCGCTACCTGAACGTGCGCCGGCTCTTCAACTACATCTCCGAGTCGATCATGGAGGGCACGCAGTGGGCCGTGTTCGAGCCCAACGACGAGCGCCTCTGGATCCGCCTGCGCATCGCCGTGTCGAGCTTCCTCACCCGGACGTGGCGCGAGGGCGCGCTGTTCGGCGCGACGCCCGACGAGGCCTTCTACGTCAAGTGCGACGAGGAGACCAACCCGGCGGACGTGATCGACGCCGGCCAGGTGGTCATGGAGATCGGCATCTCGCCGGTCAAGCCCGCGGAGTTCGTCATCTTCCGGATCAGCCAGTACACGGCCGGTGCGGCGGAGATCTCGTAA
- a CDS encoding phage tail protein: MPSKQPRPASHFRLDLGGHEGVGMFRECTGLDSETTVIEQHSVDENGRPTIRRVPGATVWSHIVLKRGVDESLDVWKWRQTVIQEGPDNARVDGNIALIDYTGKTIATWKFDQGWPVKYTGSALNASGNEVALEEVHICHEGLERM, from the coding sequence ATGCCATCCAAGCAGCCACGACCCGCGTCCCACTTCCGCCTCGACCTGGGCGGCCACGAGGGCGTGGGCATGTTCCGGGAGTGCACCGGCCTCGACTCCGAGACGACGGTGATCGAGCAGCACTCCGTCGACGAGAACGGGCGGCCCACCATCCGCCGCGTCCCCGGGGCGACGGTCTGGTCGCACATCGTGCTGAAGCGCGGCGTCGACGAGAGCCTCGACGTGTGGAAGTGGCGCCAGACCGTGATCCAGGAAGGGCCCGACAACGCCCGCGTCGACGGCAACATCGCCCTGATCGACTACACCGGCAAGACCATCGCCACCTGGAAGTTCGACCAGGGCTGGCCGGTCAAGTACACCGGCAGCGCCCTGAACGCGTCGGGCAACGAGGTCGCGCTCGAGGAGGTCCACATCTGCCACGAGGGCCTGGAGCGCATGTAG